The following is a genomic window from Deltaproteobacteria bacterium.
AAGGATAATAACCTTGTCATTCTTCTTAATTTTAGGATGCTTTTTCCGCACGTTTATCGCTCCACATCGCTGATATTGCCGTCGTCCAAATCCAGCTTATAGGCTCCGCTTAAAGGACCTCCGGGGCCAGTGAAATAATCTTCATGAATTTTTTGGCCCTCAATTCCCTTGCCACAGGACCGAAAATACGGGTCCCGATAGGTTCTCCCTGGGCATTGATCAGGACTGCGGAATTATCGTCAAATCGGATATGAGTTCCGTCCATCCTGCGGATCTCCTTGGCAGTCCTTACAATCACGGCACGGACAACATCTCCCTTTTTTACCTTGGAATTGGGCATGGCTTCTTTGACGGCCACCACAATGATATCTCCAACCGTTGCGTATCTCCTTTTGGACCCACCCAACACCTTAATACAGGAGACCGATTTGGCCCCAGAGTTATCAGCCACCCGTAATCTCGTTTCAGTCTGTATCATCTTCTCAACTCCGGCGGACCATTAAACCGCTTGGCTCTTCTCTATAATATCGACGACCTGCCATCTCTTCCGCTTGCTGATGGGCCGACATTCAACAATCCGCACCTTGTCCCCGATTCCACAGATATCTCCGGCATCATGGACCAGATATTTTGCGCGCCGTCTAAAATATTTCTTGTATACGGCATGCTTTATCAACCGTTC
Proteins encoded in this region:
- the rplN gene encoding 50S ribosomal protein L14; amino-acid sequence: MIQTETRLRVADNSGAKSVSCIKVLGGSKRRYATVGDIIVVAVKEAMPNSKVKKGDVVRAVIVRTAKEIRRMDGTHIRFDDNSAVLINAQGEPIGTRIFGPVARELRAKKFMKIISLAPEVL
- the rpsQ gene encoding 30S ribosomal protein S17, with the translated sequence MGERGQRKRLVGTVVGNRMDKTAVILVERLIKHAVYKKYFRRRAKYLVHDAGDICGIGDKVRIVECRPISKRKRWQVVDIIEKSQAV